In Dysidea avara chromosome 3, odDysAvar1.4, whole genome shotgun sequence, a single window of DNA contains:
- the LOC136249137 gene encoding CWF19-like protein 2: MSSEQGRHVPKDEILLETREEFRKNRKRDGWRKEGDDYGAYRPGALVAKKKAKKEKKKHKKHKHSKKSRHKSDSSGESSEGEEQWAEAGQPDTSTVPSESSPVKMEEDVSIQRDSWMEMPLLSSIAGQSTSRAEIREEKELKRREEAKKAEQKPGSHVRELNPFWKDGGKGLPEERSAPEIKPKTVAGDGGKSWLRRAYKRAVEQAAEEDRSLEEVAAERWGSLDRIHSMLRAAGINPGHISDTQATSHLKTSSSERHQVVQKKSSSGGFLKPGEETSGFHLPKSHFAGVGSSTRSPQHSRGWRRKTEQAPEPDEIYDDSIAAPDSPPDRNSPMEDATMETTDYDAPPDSPEVAPVTDAELNAIGAKIMRAELMGNTAKVETLKRELETLRARKEQYSSKQREGQRGQKEGQRGQKDKVVVLTKTDRVGNVRPADFDDSSRSKSHKLRKATHSHDKKGKRERYFADDDHYSLQDLMREEMSTSAEDTQVAIAKMAGKFVRAANSDETVDDALDYVTKGKHNEEKDRQKERKFAVLESKQMTEILDNCKYCFDNSRAQKHLMIAIGINVYLAAPDYESLTEGHCLLVPMQHVVCSTALDENVWSEVEVFKKGLTRMFSDLEQDMVYIESYTDTKRKAHMMIECIPIPKEEGFMAPMYFKKAIMESDEEWAQNKKLVDTSKKGLRNSVPPGFPYFAVDFGTSGGYAHVIEDKAKFPHYFGKEIIGGMLDVETRLWRKPRRENFERQKEKVLQLSEWWKPYDWTQQLKK; this comes from the coding sequence ATGTCTTCAGAACAAGGTAGACACGTACCTAAAGACGAAATATTGTTGGAAACTCGTGAAGAATTTAGAAAGAATAGAAAGAGAGATGGGTGGAGGAAGGAAGGTGATGATTACGGTGCTTACCGACCAGGAGCTCTAGTGGCCAAAAAGAAGGCGAAGAAAGAGAAAAAGAAGCACAAGAAACACAAGCACAGTAAAAAATCCCGCCATAAGTCGGACAGTAGTGGCGAATCTTCCGAGGGAGAAGAGCAGTGGGCAGAAGCTGGACAGCCGGACACTAGTACTGTTCCTTCAGAATCTAGCCCAGTTAAGATGGAAGAGGACGTTTCTATACAAAGAGATAGTTGGATGGAAATGCCATTACTTAGTTCTATTGCAGGACAGTCAACTAGCCGAGCTGAAATAAGGGAGGAAAAAGAGCTAAAAAGACGTGAAGAAGCAAAAAAAGCAGAGCAAAAACCTGGAAGTCATGTCCGTGAATTAAACCCCTTCTGGAAAGATGGTGGTAAAGGTCTACCTGAAGAACGATCTGCTCCTGAAATAAAACCCAAAACTGTAGCTGGTGATGGAGGGAAAAGTTGGTTAAGACGAGCATACAAGAGAGCTGTTGAGCAGGCAGCTGAAGAAGACCGGTCTTTAGAAGAAGTAGCTGCTGAACGTTGGGGATCTCTGGATCGGATTCATTCCATGCTAAGAGCAGCTGGTATTAATCCTGGCCACATTTCAGATACCCAAGCAACCTCCCATTTAAAGACGTCCTCATCAGAGAGACATCAAGTGGTACAGAAGAAGTCTAGTTCTGGGGGTTTTCTTAAACCAGGTGAAGAAACTAGTGGATTTCATCTTCCCAAATCTCATTTTGCTGGTGTTGGTTCATCGACCAGATCACCACAACATAGTCGGGGCTGGCGACGTAAAACTGAACAAGCTCCTGAACCAGATGAGATCTATGATGACTCTATTGCTGCACCTGATAGTCCTCCTGATAGGAACAGTCCCATGGAGGATGCTACCATGGAGACTACTGATTATGATGCTCCCCCAGACAGTCCTGAGGTTGCTCCTGTTACTGATGCTGAACTGAATGCCATTGGGGCCAAAATAATGAGAGCTGAGTTAATGGGAAATACAGCAAAAGTTGAGACTCTCAAACGTGAATTAGAAACTTTACGTGCCAGGAAGGAACAATATTCTAGCAAACAGAGGGAAGGCCAGAGAGGACAAAAGGAAGGCCAGAGAGGACAGAAAGATAAGGTGGTTGTGCTTACTAAAACAGATCGGGTGGGTAATGTAAGGCCAGCTGATTTTGATGACAGCTCGCGGAGCAAAAGTCACAAGTTACGTAAAGCTACTCACTCACATGACAAGAAAGGAAAAAGAGAGAGGTACTTTGCAGACGATGATCACTACTCTTTACAAGATCTCATGAGAGAAGAAATGAGCACATCAGCCGAGGACACTCAAGTTGCCATTGCCAAAATGGCTGGCAAATTTGTACGAGCAGCCAACTCTGACGAAACTGTTGATGATGCATTGGACTATGTCACTAAAGGTAAACACAATGAAGAGAAGGATAGACAAAAGGAACGTAAATTTGCTGTACTTGAGAGCAAACAGATGACAGAGATACTTGACAATTGTAAATACTGCTTTGATAATTCACGAGCACAGAAACATCTAATGATAGCCATAGGTATCAATGTCTACCTTGCGGCACCAGATTATGAGTCACTAACAGAGGGACATTGTTTACTAGTCCCCATGCAACATGTAGTATGTTCTACTGCCCTGGATGAGAATGTTTGGAGTGAAGTTGAGGTGTTTAAGAAAGGTCTGACTAGAATGTTTAGTGACCTGGAACAAGATATGGTTTATATTGAGTCATATACTGATACCAAAAGGAAGGCACACATGATGATTGAGTGTATCCCTATTCCTAAGGAGGAAGGCTTTATGGCTCCGATGTACTTCAAAAAAGCAATCATGGAATCTGATGAAGAGTGGGCACAAAATAAGAAGCTGGTTGACACAAGTAAGAAAGGCCTCAGAAATTCTGTTCCACCTGGCTTTCCGTATTTCGCTGTGGACTTTGGTACAAGTGGAGGCTACGCACATGTCATTGAAGACAAAGCAAAATTTCCTCATTATTTTGGTAAAGAAATTATTGGAGGAATGTTAGATGTTGAGACTAGGCTGTGGAGAAAACCTCGTCGTGAGAATTTTGAGAGACAAAAAGAGAAAGTCCTCcaactctcagagtggtggaAACCCTATGACTGGACTCAACAgcttaaaaaataa